A window of the Mesorhizobium opportunistum WSM2075 genome harbors these coding sequences:
- a CDS encoding 3-keto-5-aminohexanoate cleavage protein, which yields MTLEPPDVSTQSHHYLRHHSPICPSARTTLFRRRSRRLMPATVIHLHVRDPVTGRPSSDAERFERVVGRIRAGCDALPSITTGGSAPAPT from the coding sequence ATGACATTGGAGCCGCCTGATGTCTCCACGCAAAGCCATCATTACTTGCGCCATCACAGCCCTATCTGCCCATCAGCGAGGACGACATTGTTTCGCAGGCGATCGCGGCGGCTGATGCCGGCGACGGTCATTCACCTTCACGTCCGTGACCCCGTGACGGGTCGCCCGAGCTCCGATGCGGAACGGTTTGAACGTGTGGTGGGACGCATTCGCGCCGGTTGCGACGCTCTGCCTAGCATCACGACCGGCGGCAGCGCGCCGGCTCCGACCTGA
- a CDS encoding 3-keto-5-aminohexanoate cleavage protein: MERIIGELADQFGTRFEFEAYDGGHLYNLVHLLDRGLVKGRTFVQFVIGILGGSERMPTIVQAASTSPVFFLSILAGPSPIRGWRPSLPLLPRPADVGTILLAGQQRFFDIPDEPARD, translated from the coding sequence ATAGAGAGAATAATTGGTGAACTGGCAGACCAGTTCGGCACGCGCTTCGAGTTTGAAGCCTATGACGGCGGGCATCTCTACAACTTGGTGCATCTTCTGGACCGCGGCCTTGTCAAGGGCAGGACGTTTGTCCAGTTCGTGATAGGAATCCTTGGGGGTTCGGAGCGGATGCCGACAATCGTTCAGGCCGCATCGACATCACCGGTGTTCTTCCTCTCAATTCTCGCCGGACCATCGCCGATCCGCGGCTGGCGCCCTAGCCTGCCACTCCTGCCGCGCCCTGCTGATGTGGGGACGATCTTGCTCGCTGGCCAGCAGCGTTTTTTTGACATTCCTGATGAGCCAGCGCGAGATTGA
- a CDS encoding IS110 family transposase gives MPVTRQPEKPTAIRTHLGAIFVSLELSRSKWLITSLLPGGGEKMSKHMVTAGDVADLLARFAELKRRAEARSGTYLPIIVIQEAGLDGFWIHRLLEAEGIESYVVDPASIATSRRRRRAKTDKIDGEALVRALLAYKRGEPRVCAMLWVPTPKEEDRRRIARERKALTNERTRHINRLKGLLFAQGISGYEPLRRDRRERLEELKTGDGRPLPVHLKRQIGRELDRLELLIDQIKAVEAERDAMLAAEQAVSPAPAMLLALKGIGPEFTAVLCSEGLSRHYDNRRQLAAYAGLAATPWKSGAIDHEQGVSKSGNPKLRTTLVQMAWLWVRHQPRSALTLWFKERVKQNDGRLKKTMIVALARKLLVALWKYVNVGVVIEGAIMTVA, from the coding sequence TTGCCAGTCACTCGCCAACCGGAAAAACCGACCGCTATCCGCACCCATCTTGGCGCAATTTTCGTGTCGTTGGAATTGAGCCGCTCGAAATGGCTGATCACGTCGCTGTTGCCGGGTGGCGGAGAGAAGATGTCGAAGCACATGGTGACGGCGGGCGACGTCGCCGACCTGCTGGCGCGGTTCGCCGAGCTCAAGCGGAGGGCTGAGGCGCGAAGCGGGACATACCTTCCGATCATCGTGATCCAAGAAGCGGGACTCGACGGCTTCTGGATTCACCGGCTACTGGAGGCCGAAGGGATCGAAAGCTACGTCGTCGATCCGGCGTCGATTGCGACCTCGCGCAGGCGGCGGCGGGCAAAGACCGATAAGATCGACGGCGAGGCGCTGGTGCGCGCGCTGCTCGCCTACAAGCGGGGCGAGCCGCGCGTGTGTGCGATGCTGTGGGTTCCCACACCCAAGGAAGAGGATCGCCGCCGTATAGCACGCGAGCGCAAAGCATTAACGAATGAGCGCACACGCCATATCAATCGCCTCAAGGGGCTGCTGTTTGCACAAGGCATATCTGGCTACGAACCGTTGCGCCGCGACCGGCGCGAGCGGCTGGAGGAACTGAAGACCGGCGATGGTCGTCCGTTGCCTGTCCATCTGAAGCGACAGATTGGCCGCGAACTCGACCGGCTCGAGCTGCTGATCGACCAGATCAAGGCGGTCGAGGCCGAGCGCGACGCCATGCTTGCTGCTGAGCAGGCCGTCTCGCCCGCCCCGGCGATGCTACTTGCCCTGAAAGGCATCGGACCGGAGTTTACCGCCGTCTTGTGCTCGGAAGGTTTGTCCCGCCATTACGATAACCGGCGACAGCTTGCCGCCTATGCCGGCCTGGCGGCGACGCCCTGGAAGAGTGGGGCGATCGATCACGAGCAGGGGGTGTCGAAATCCGGCAATCCGAAGCTGCGAACGACGCTGGTCCAGATGGCCTGGCTATGGGTGCGCCATCAGCCGCGCTCGGCGCTCACCTTATGGTTCAAGGAGCGGGTGAAGCAGAACGACGGCCGGCTGAAGAAGACGATGATCGTCGCGCTCGCCCGCAAGCTGCTCGTGGCGCTGTGGAAATACGTCAATGTCGGCGTTGTCATCGAGGGAGCGATCATGACAGTTGCCTAA